In the Persephonella hydrogeniphila genome, one interval contains:
- a CDS encoding aldehyde dehydrogenase family protein has product MINLPMIIGGQKIHKNEKIEVIYPYTQEVIGQVPKGNPEDVEKAVEKAKIGLEKLKSLSSYEKYRILMKVASLLEKRKEEFARTIVYEVGKTIREARTEVERCINTVIFSAEEAKRIPGEYVHIDASPNGKGKKGFYFREPAGIVAAITPFNFPLNLTAHKIAPSIAAGCPFVLKPSERTPLSPTMLCELFLEAGVPEEAVSIIPGFADVGQAMTTHPDVRVVSFTGSLKVGEIIAKQAGLKKIVMELGSNSAVVVDKDADLEKAAKKSVLGGFAVAGQVCISVQRILVHEDVASQFQELLKREVSKLKFGDPMDEETDVGPVITVDEVNRIQSWIKEAVEKGAKIEKGGIACAEEKTVFQPTIVYDVPEESKLFYEEAFAPVVTVKKFKDIDEALELVNKTNYGLQVGVFTNNLNNAWKFIKHAHVGGVIINDIPTFRADNMPYGGVKGSGIGREGPRYAIEDYTEIKVVVFDLNE; this is encoded by the coding sequence ATGATAAACCTACCAATGATAATAGGTGGTCAAAAGATACACAAAAACGAAAAAATAGAAGTTATATATCCCTACACACAGGAAGTCATCGGTCAGGTTCCTAAGGGAAATCCCGAAGATGTGGAAAAAGCGGTTGAGAAGGCAAAAATAGGTCTTGAAAAATTAAAGTCTCTCTCTTCTTATGAAAAATACAGAATTCTGATGAAGGTTGCTTCCCTTCTTGAAAAAAGAAAGGAAGAGTTTGCAAGGACTATAGTATATGAGGTTGGAAAAACCATAAGAGAAGCAAGAACAGAAGTTGAAAGATGTATAAATACCGTAATTTTCTCAGCTGAAGAAGCAAAAAGAATTCCTGGAGAATATGTCCATATAGATGCCTCCCCCAATGGAAAAGGTAAAAAGGGTTTTTATTTTAGGGAGCCTGCAGGAATAGTAGCAGCAATAACACCATTTAACTTCCCTTTAAATCTTACAGCCCACAAAATAGCCCCTTCAATCGCAGCAGGATGCCCTTTTGTCCTGAAACCAAGTGAAAGAACTCCCCTGTCTCCTACAATGCTATGTGAGCTTTTCCTTGAGGCAGGAGTTCCTGAAGAAGCTGTTTCAATCATACCGGGATTTGCAGATGTAGGACAGGCAATGACGACCCATCCGGATGTTAGAGTTGTGTCCTTCACAGGAAGTTTGAAAGTAGGAGAAATCATAGCAAAACAGGCAGGACTAAAAAAGATAGTAATGGAATTAGGCTCAAACTCTGCAGTTGTTGTAGATAAAGATGCCGATCTGGAAAAAGCCGCAAAAAAATCTGTGTTAGGAGGTTTTGCTGTTGCCGGACAGGTATGTATTTCTGTTCAGAGGATTCTTGTCCATGAGGATGTAGCCTCTCAGTTTCAGGAACTTCTCAAAAGAGAAGTCTCCAAGCTGAAATTCGGAGACCCTATGGATGAAGAGACAGATGTAGGTCCGGTGATAACAGTTGATGAAGTAAACAGAATTCAGTCATGGATAAAAGAAGCTGTCGAAAAAGGTGCAAAGATTGAAAAAGGTGGGATAGCATGTGCAGAAGAAAAAACTGTGTTTCAACCTACAATAGTTTATGATGTTCCAGAAGAAAGTAAACTGTTCTATGAAGAAGCTTTTGCTCCTGTAGTTACAGTAAAAAAATTCAAAGATATAGATGAAGCTCTCGAGCTTGTGAACAAAACAAACTACGGACTTCAGGTTGGTGTATTCACAAATAATCTTAATAATGCATGGAAATTTATAAAACACGCCCATGTAGGTGGAGTTATAATAAATGATATACCAACATTCAGGGCAGATAATATGCCTTACGGAGGTGTAAAAGGAAGCGGAATAGGAAGAGAAGGTCCAAGATATGCGATTGAGGATTACACAGAAATAAAAGTTGTGGTTTTCGATCTAAATGAATAA
- a CDS encoding glycosyltransferase, with product MIILPRARFSTALRDDARKKIENLGYADIVVGIPAYYSQFTISHVIEEVAKGLEKYFGDKKCLIFVSDGGSTDDTREVAEEVDISRYNIEKIVTIYRGIPGKGSALRAVFEAAEFLRAEAVATFDSDLRSITPEWVKNIIEPIYEGYDYVCPYYKRYKFDGTITNTIAYNLTRALYGYRIRQPIGGDFGMSRKLIKDYLDKDVWESDVAKFGIDIWMTTTAIVDGYKICQARLGAKIHQEKDPGKDLSHMYREVVGTIFKLMEEYEHFWKKVKGSKDVPIIGDYVGAEPEPFDIDQEGLIEYFKIGYNNFAGVWRSILESEDFRVIEKLFMEEKIENFIMPIETWVRIVYRYADYFHITPRQKFKVLDTMIPLYNARVASLVNELRDKSDDEAEEYYNKQAEAFEKMKNYLLKLWD from the coding sequence ATGATAATTTTACCCAGAGCAAGATTTTCAACAGCTTTAAGAGATGATGCCAGAAAAAAAATAGAGAACTTAGGATATGCAGACATTGTTGTAGGTATTCCAGCTTATTACAGTCAATTCACGATATCCCATGTAATAGAAGAAGTGGCAAAAGGCCTTGAAAAATACTTTGGAGACAAAAAATGCCTTATATTTGTTTCAGATGGAGGTTCTACAGATGATACACGGGAGGTTGCAGAAGAAGTAGATATATCCAGATATAACATAGAAAAGATAGTTACAATATACAGAGGTATACCCGGAAAAGGTTCGGCACTAAGGGCTGTTTTTGAAGCTGCTGAATTCCTGAGAGCTGAAGCGGTGGCAACATTCGATTCAGATCTTAGATCGATAACTCCTGAATGGGTTAAAAATATAATTGAACCTATATACGAAGGTTACGATTATGTCTGTCCCTATTACAAAAGATATAAATTTGACGGAACCATTACAAATACTATAGCGTACAACCTGACAAGAGCTCTATACGGCTACAGAATAAGACAACCGATAGGGGGAGATTTTGGAATGTCCAGAAAGCTGATAAAAGATTATCTTGACAAAGATGTATGGGAAAGCGATGTTGCAAAATTCGGAATTGATATATGGATGACAACAACGGCGATAGTAGACGGATACAAAATATGTCAGGCAAGATTAGGAGCGAAAATACATCAGGAGAAAGATCCTGGAAAAGATCTTTCTCACATGTACAGAGAAGTGGTAGGAACTATATTTAAACTTATGGAAGAATATGAACATTTCTGGAAAAAAGTTAAAGGCTCAAAAGATGTACCTATTATAGGAGATTACGTCGGGGCAGAACCTGAACCTTTTGATATAGATCAGGAAGGACTGATTGAGTACTTCAAAATCGGATACAATAACTTTGCAGGTGTATGGAGATCTATCCTTGAATCTGAAGATTTTAGGGTGATAGAAAAGCTGTTTATGGAAGAAAAGATAGAAAATTTTATAATGCCAATAGAAACATGGGTAAGAATTGTCTATAGATACGCAGACTACTTTCATATAACTCCAAGACAGAAATTTAAAGTTTTAGATACGATGATTCCTCTTTACAATGCCCGTGTAGCATCTCTTGTAAATGAGTTAAGGGACAAATCTGACGATGAGGCAGAAGAGTACTACAATAAACAGGCAGAAGCTTTTGAGAAGATGAAAAATTATCTTTTAAAATTATGGGATTAG
- the cysM gene encoding cysteine synthase B: MWILGEHDEPVRKTRKSILELVGNTPLIKLEKSLPEDIKEKPVEIYAKLEGYNPGGSVKDRPATRMIVEAIQSGKLTKDKIILDATSGNTGIALAMVGTALGYKVELAMPSNVSEERKRIIQAYGAKIHYTDPLQSTDGAIIYVRELIEKYPEKYCYIDQYNNDANWRSHFYSTAVEIWNQTEQRITHFIAGIGTGGTIMGTGRRLKIFNRDIQVIGVQPDSPFHGIEGLKYIETSIKPGIFDENRLDRTMFIGTDIAYQRARELARKEGVFVGQSSGAAFEAAIQLAREIQEGVIVFICPDGGEKYLTTALWEF, encoded by the coding sequence TTGTGGATTTTAGGAGAACATGACGAGCCTGTAAGAAAGACAAGAAAATCTATACTTGAGCTTGTTGGAAACACACCTTTAATAAAGTTAGAAAAATCCCTTCCTGAAGATATAAAAGAAAAACCGGTAGAGATCTATGCAAAGTTAGAAGGATATAACCCTGGAGGTTCTGTTAAAGATAGACCAGCAACGAGAATGATTGTTGAGGCAATACAATCAGGTAAACTTACAAAGGATAAGATAATTTTAGATGCTACTTCTGGAAATACAGGTATAGCACTTGCAATGGTTGGTACAGCACTTGGTTATAAGGTTGAACTTGCAATGCCCTCAAATGTCAGTGAAGAAAGGAAGAGAATAATACAGGCATACGGTGCAAAAATCCATTATACTGATCCTCTTCAAAGCACAGATGGGGCAATAATATATGTGAGGGAGCTAATAGAAAAGTATCCTGAAAAGTACTGCTATATTGATCAGTACAACAATGATGCAAACTGGAGATCGCACTTTTATTCAACTGCGGTTGAGATATGGAATCAGACAGAACAGAGAATAACCCATTTTATTGCAGGTATTGGAACAGGTGGAACGATAATGGGAACAGGTAGACGATTGAAGATCTTCAATCGTGATATTCAGGTGATAGGAGTTCAGCCGGACAGTCCTTTCCACGGTATAGAGGGTCTTAAATATATAGAAACTTCTATAAAGCCGGGAATATTTGATGAAAATAGATTAGATAGAACAATGTTTATAGGGACTGATATAGCATATCAACGGGCGAGGGAACTGGCGAGAAAGGAAGGCGTTTTTGTAGGTCAGTCCTCAGGTGCTGCATTTGAAGCAGCTATACAGCTTGCCAGAGAAATACAGGAAGGAGTTATAGTTTTTATATGTCCAGACGGTGGCGAGAAATACCTTACCACCGCCCTATGGGAGTTCTAA
- a CDS encoding HAD-IIB family hydrolase, which translates to MLVIFTDLDGSLLNHEDYSYKDAIPSLERIKKLKIPLIFTSSKTRVEIELLQKEIGIKEPFIVENGAAVFFPEKYRNFRLNLPKFNGYRIMKLGKEYSYIRKFISQIKKIIPIKGFGDMSVEEIAKLTDLPIERARYAKMREFTEPFIIEDESKLSILKKEAEKYGLKITKGGRFYHLIGKDQDKGKAVKLTSQIFKENLGDIKTVGIGDSKNDISMLEVVDIPVLIPKFNMEYENIWLPNLIKASFPGSKGWNEVVWRLIDEFETACN; encoded by the coding sequence ATGCTTGTAATATTTACAGATCTTGACGGCTCTCTATTGAACCATGAAGATTACTCTTACAAAGATGCAATCCCCTCATTAGAAAGAATAAAAAAGCTGAAAATACCTCTTATTTTTACCTCAAGTAAAACACGCGTAGAGATAGAATTACTACAGAAAGAGATAGGAATAAAAGAACCTTTTATAGTAGAAAACGGTGCTGCTGTCTTTTTCCCCGAAAAATACAGAAATTTTAGATTAAACCTACCAAAATTTAACGGCTATCGAATAATGAAACTCGGAAAAGAGTATAGCTATATAAGGAAGTTTATCTCCCAGATAAAAAAAATAATTCCTATAAAAGGTTTTGGAGATATGTCTGTTGAAGAGATAGCAAAGCTGACAGATCTTCCTATCGAAAGGGCAAGGTACGCAAAAATGAGGGAGTTTACAGAACCTTTCATTATAGAGGATGAATCAAAACTATCTATCTTAAAAAAAGAAGCAGAAAAATACGGTCTCAAAATAACAAAAGGGGGAAGATTTTACCATCTGATAGGAAAAGATCAGGACAAAGGAAAAGCTGTAAAACTTACCAGTCAGATATTTAAAGAAAATCTTGGAGATATAAAAACAGTTGGAATAGGAGATAGCAAAAATGATATATCCATGCTTGAAGTTGTTGACATCCCTGTTTTAATACCCAAATTTAATATGGAGTATGAAAATATCTGGCTTCCAAACCTTATTAAAGCATCATTTCCTGGAAGCAAAGGCTGGAACGAGGTTGTATGGAGATTAATAGATGAATTTGAGACAGCTTGCAACTGA
- a CDS encoding sensor histidine kinase, whose protein sequence is MKNSTEETLTEFLDYLKEGLIVIDEEKNIEYMNRYAKELLNVEAPEGKRFSDVLKNNYLFSLISADINKELKEEIVINDDIFLARVLNINGKRVIHFQDITPFELYKQAKKDFVSNVSHELKTPITVLKGVVETVEKEEDINVIKDFLKKAKKRIQQMDSLINDLLILAKLESKEEKIQKKKIKLKALINQTFEDLQHIASEKNITLKNNISSNFTVPVDEKKFSILLKNLIENAIKYNKQNGIVEINVKKSENYAEISVVDTGIGIPKDSLPLIFERFYRVDKSRSRNVGGTGLGLSIVKHITEAHNGKVEVKSEVGKGSEFIVKIPLE, encoded by the coding sequence ATGAAGAATAGCACAGAAGAAACATTAACAGAGTTTTTAGACTATTTAAAAGAAGGACTAATCGTTATAGATGAGGAAAAAAATATAGAGTATATGAACAGATATGCAAAAGAACTATTAAATGTTGAAGCCCCTGAAGGAAAAAGATTTTCAGATGTTCTAAAGAACAACTACCTATTCTCTTTAATAAGTGCAGATATTAACAAAGAACTGAAAGAAGAAATAGTAATAAATGATGATATTTTTCTTGCAAGGGTTCTAAATATAAACGGAAAGAGAGTTATACATTTTCAGGACATCACTCCCTTTGAGCTGTACAAACAGGCAAAAAAAGATTTTGTATCAAATGTCTCCCATGAACTGAAAACTCCTATAACTGTTTTGAAAGGAGTAGTTGAGACTGTAGAAAAAGAGGAAGATATAAATGTCATAAAAGATTTTCTAAAAAAAGCAAAAAAAAGAATACAGCAGATGGACAGTCTTATTAACGATCTGCTCATCCTTGCAAAACTTGAATCAAAAGAAGAAAAAATACAAAAGAAAAAAATTAAACTGAAAGCATTAATAAATCAGACCTTTGAGGATCTGCAGCATATAGCCAGTGAAAAAAATATAACACTAAAAAACAATATCTCCTCTAATTTTACAGTTCCTGTAGATGAGAAAAAGTTTAGTATTCTCCTTAAAAACCTTATTGAGAATGCTATCAAATACAACAAACAGAACGGAATAGTGGAAATAAATGTAAAAAAGTCTGAGAACTATGCAGAGATATCTGTTGTAGACACAGGGATAGGAATACCTAAAGACAGTTTACCCCTCATATTTGAAAGATTTTACCGTGTAGACAAATCAAGAAGCAGAAATGTAGGGGGAACAGGTCTTGGTCTATCCATTGTAAAGCATATAACAGAAGCCCATAACGGAAAAGTAGAAGTTAAAAGTGAAGTAGGAAAAGGATCAGAATTCATAGTAAAAATACCACTGGAGTAA
- a CDS encoding glycosyl transferase, whose product MADFFQNGVITTLQKLGTRSLEELEYELELFSQRRNMVLLLPSLYSEFEGPAMPKIVEELKKIRYLYKIVLSLDRASEEEFKKVKKIMSEIPTQVDVIWHDGPRMQRLYQLLKDAGFTVDIPGKGRSVWMSLGYILSDVKAYAIALHDCDIVNYSRELPARLFYPVVSPALDFEFAKGYYARVTNKLYGRVTRLFYTPLIRALMKILGYKQFLVYLDSFRYALSGEFSFIRSLARGIRISPTWGLEVSMLSEVYNNTSFNRVCQVEVMDTYEHKHQKLKKGTPSEGLVKMAADIAKTLFRVLAHDGFVFSNGFFRTLITTYLQEARYAIEKYNALSLINGLEYDRHGEIEAIEAFVQALKIAEEDFREDPIGVPLMSAWVRVRAAIPDISEKLIEAVMEDNKDP is encoded by the coding sequence ATGGCAGACTTTTTTCAAAACGGAGTTATAACAACACTCCAGAAATTAGGAACAAGATCCTTAGAAGAACTTGAATATGAGTTAGAGCTTTTTTCCCAGAGAAGAAATATGGTTCTTCTTCTCCCTTCCCTTTACTCTGAGTTTGAAGGACCGGCAATGCCTAAAATAGTAGAGGAGCTAAAGAAAATAAGATACCTGTACAAGATCGTACTCTCTTTAGATAGAGCTTCTGAAGAAGAGTTCAAAAAAGTAAAAAAAATAATGTCTGAAATACCTACTCAGGTTGATGTTATCTGGCATGATGGGCCAAGAATGCAGAGATTATACCAGCTTTTAAAAGATGCAGGCTTTACTGTAGATATTCCCGGAAAAGGAAGGTCTGTATGGATGTCCCTTGGATACATACTATCCGACGTCAAAGCATACGCTATAGCTCTTCACGATTGCGATATCGTTAACTACTCAAGGGAACTTCCTGCAAGACTTTTTTATCCTGTTGTCTCTCCAGCCCTTGATTTTGAGTTTGCGAAGGGATATTATGCACGGGTAACCAACAAGCTATACGGCAGAGTAACTAGACTATTTTACACTCCTCTTATAAGAGCTCTTATGAAAATATTAGGTTATAAACAGTTTCTTGTTTATCTTGACAGCTTTAGATATGCACTCTCTGGAGAGTTTTCTTTTATCAGAAGTCTTGCCAGAGGTATAAGAATATCTCCAACATGGGGACTTGAGGTTTCTATGCTCAGTGAGGTTTACAATAATACTTCTTTCAACAGGGTCTGTCAGGTTGAGGTAATGGATACTTACGAACATAAACACCAGAAACTGAAGAAAGGAACTCCATCCGAAGGACTTGTTAAAATGGCTGCAGATATAGCAAAAACACTGTTTAGAGTTCTTGCACACGACGGATTTGTTTTTTCAAATGGGTTTTTCAGAACTTTAATAACAACATATCTTCAGGAAGCAAGATACGCCATAGAAAAGTACAATGCCTTATCTTTGATAAACGGACTGGAATACGACAGACACGGAGAGATAGAGGCTATAGAAGCTTTTGTTCAGGCATTAAAAATAGCAGAAGAAGATTTTAGAGAAGATCCTATAGGTGTTCCCCTAATGTCTGCATGGGTCAGGGTAAGGGCAGCTATACCTGATATATCCGAAAAACTTATAGAGGCTGTGATGGAAGATAATAAAGACCCTTAG
- the glnA gene encoding type I glutamate--ammonia ligase produces the protein MAMIQCQTPDDVLRVISEKGIAFIDLKFSDPFGQWQHLTIPAHEFSAESFENGIPFDGSSIRGWKGIQESDMLLIPDPKSAFIDPFIDDPTISLVCDVEDPITREPYNRDPRQIAKKAIEFLKSTGIGDIAYFGPEAEFFIFDDIKFVNGPNIAYYEVDSIEGWWNTAREEMPNLGYKTPYKRGYFPVPPLDKMFDIRRDMVKTLEEVGITVEREHHEVGTAGQGEINFRFSDLVTTGDNVLKYKYVLRNVGYRHGKFVTFLPKPIAGDNGSGMHTHFSIWKGGENQFAGDQYAGLSEVALYAIGGIIKHGKAIAAFTNPTTNSYHRLVPGFEAPVRLAYSARNRSAAIRIPMGSASPKAKRIEVRFPDASSNPYLAFTALLMAAIDGIENKIHPGEPLDKDIYSLPPEELANVPSTPASLQEAIDALKEDMDFLLKGGVMDEDFINMWIETKQEEVDAIRLVPHPKEFELYYDI, from the coding sequence ATGGCTATGATTCAGTGCCAGACACCGGATGATGTTTTAAGAGTAATCTCTGAAAAAGGGATTGCGTTTATTGACCTTAAGTTTTCTGACCCATTCGGTCAGTGGCAGCATTTAACAATACCTGCCCACGAATTTTCTGCAGAGAGTTTTGAAAATGGTATTCCTTTTGACGGTTCTTCTATCAGAGGATGGAAAGGAATTCAGGAATCTGACATGCTTCTCATCCCTGATCCAAAATCCGCATTTATAGACCCATTTATTGATGACCCAACGATCTCTCTTGTGTGTGATGTTGAAGACCCTATCACAAGAGAACCTTACAACAGAGATCCAAGGCAGATAGCCAAAAAAGCTATCGAGTTCTTAAAGTCAACAGGAATAGGTGATATAGCTTATTTCGGTCCAGAAGCTGAGTTTTTCATCTTTGATGATATCAAGTTTGTTAATGGGCCAAACATAGCTTATTACGAAGTTGACTCTATCGAGGGATGGTGGAACACAGCAAGGGAGGAAATGCCAAACTTAGGATACAAAACTCCTTACAAGAGAGGATACTTCCCTGTTCCTCCATTAGACAAGATGTTTGATATCAGAAGAGATATGGTGAAAACCCTTGAAGAAGTAGGTATTACAGTGGAAAGAGAGCACCACGAAGTAGGAACAGCAGGACAGGGAGAAATAAACTTCAGATTCTCAGACCTTGTTACTACAGGGGACAATGTTCTTAAATACAAATATGTTCTCAGAAACGTAGGATACAGACATGGAAAATTCGTAACATTCCTTCCAAAACCAATCGCTGGAGATAACGGCTCTGGTATGCATACACACTTCTCTATATGGAAAGGTGGTGAAAACCAGTTTGCAGGAGATCAGTATGCTGGTCTTTCTGAAGTTGCACTTTACGCTATAGGTGGAATTATCAAACACGGAAAAGCTATAGCAGCATTTACAAATCCAACTACAAACTCTTACCACAGACTTGTACCTGGATTTGAAGCTCCTGTAAGACTTGCTTACTCAGCAAGAAACAGATCAGCTGCTATAAGAATTCCTATGGGTTCTGCTTCTCCAAAAGCAAAAAGGATAGAAGTAAGATTTCCTGACGCTTCATCTAACCCATATCTCGCGTTTACTGCTCTCCTGATGGCAGCTATAGACGGAATAGAAAACAAGATTCATCCAGGAGAGCCCCTTGACAAAGATATCTATTCTCTCCCACCTGAAGAACTTGCAAACGTCCCATCAACACCGGCTTCTCTGCAGGAAGCTATTGACGCATTAAAAGAAGATATGGACTTCCTCCTGAAAGGCGGCGTAATGGATGAAGACTTTATCAATATGTGGATAGAAACAAAACAGGAAGAAGTAGATGCTATAAGACTTGTTCCTCATCCAAAAGAGTTTGAACTTTACTACGATATCTAA
- the ruvA gene encoding Holliday junction branch migration protein RuvA, translating to MFEFIKGKIVEKREDYIVVEIGGVGFKVFSPSDFDTDEVVIYLKVRLKEDEILLYGFKNREERDIFEQLLSISGVGVKHAFSVLRRYTVDELLDILEEGDIDALTDVPGIGKKTAQRIVLELKGKIDFIKNELVEDIVQALVNLGFDKKESIKAAREAVKETKDIQKAVKKALQKLSESV from the coding sequence ATGTTTGAGTTTATAAAAGGAAAAATTGTTGAAAAAAGGGAAGATTATATTGTTGTTGAGATTGGAGGAGTGGGTTTTAAAGTGTTCTCCCCATCAGATTTTGATACAGATGAGGTAGTCATTTATCTGAAGGTAAGACTGAAAGAGGATGAGATTCTGTTATATGGATTTAAAAATAGAGAAGAAAGGGATATTTTTGAACAGCTTCTTTCTATATCAGGTGTAGGTGTCAAGCATGCTTTTTCTGTGCTCAGAAGATACACGGTAGATGAACTGTTAGATATATTAGAAGAAGGAGATATAGATGCGTTAACGGATGTACCGGGAATAGGAAAGAAAACTGCCCAGAGAATAGTTTTGGAGTTGAAAGGAAAAATTGATTTTATAAAAAATGAGCTTGTTGAAGATATTGTACAGGCTTTAGTAAACCTTGGTTTCGATAAGAAGGAATCGATTAAAGCTGCAAGGGAAGCTGTAAAAGAAACCAAAGATATCCAGAAGGCTGTAAAAAAAGCCCTTCAAAAACTTTCTGAATCAGTATAG
- a CDS encoding glycerate kinase type-2 family protein translates to MNLRQLATELFLYGVESVKPENLIPQTLSLTDSTLQISSDSYQINKKIYILGSGKASVEMAKAIENLLGERIAGGIVVCNYEEKLKKIKVFKGSHPVPDENSVKGAEAVLNFISSLKEDDFFIYLLSGGSSALIEKPFPPITIEDLQKTTKLLLRTSVPIEEINVVRKHLSMVKGGRLGRATKAKGIVLVISDVIGDDLFTIGSAPLYYDRSTYKDAYEILKKYDLLDKIPESVRTVIVKGIKGEIPETPKEENPNIKHYIIGSNINALKKIKEKAEKTIKTYIMTSQLKGEAREVSKAIVSIGKEIKKSSNPFRPPVCLLFGGETTVNVKGNGKGGRNQEICLSGLIEIKDTENFVLLSGGTDGIDGNSDAAGAVVDRSSYEKAKKLDLNLYQYLNNNDSYSFFEKTGDLIKTGPTGTNVMDITIIVVGG, encoded by the coding sequence ATGAATTTGAGACAGCTTGCAACTGAGTTGTTCCTCTACGGAGTAGAATCTGTAAAACCTGAAAATCTCATACCACAAACCCTATCTCTAACAGACAGTACCCTGCAGATAAGTAGCGATAGTTATCAGATAAACAAAAAAATCTACATTTTAGGTAGTGGAAAAGCATCGGTGGAAATGGCAAAGGCCATAGAAAATCTGTTAGGAGAAAGAATCGCCGGTGGTATTGTCGTATGTAACTATGAAGAAAAACTGAAAAAAATTAAAGTCTTCAAAGGAAGCCATCCTGTTCCTGACGAAAACAGCGTAAAAGGTGCAGAAGCAGTTTTAAACTTTATATCTTCACTAAAGGAAGATGACTTTTTTATATACCTTCTATCTGGAGGAAGTTCTGCCCTTATAGAAAAACCTTTTCCCCCTATAACGATTGAGGATTTACAGAAAACAACAAAACTCCTTCTCAGAACCTCTGTTCCTATAGAGGAGATAAACGTTGTAAGAAAACATCTTTCTATGGTAAAAGGAGGCAGACTTGGTAGAGCTACAAAAGCAAAAGGAATAGTTCTAGTTATATCAGATGTTATCGGGGACGACCTATTTACAATAGGCTCAGCTCCTTTATACTACGACAGATCCACATACAAAGATGCATATGAGATTTTGAAAAAGTACGATTTATTGGACAAAATTCCCGAGTCTGTACGAACCGTAATAGTAAAAGGAATAAAAGGTGAGATTCCGGAAACGCCAAAAGAGGAAAATCCCAATATAAAACATTACATAATAGGAAGTAATATAAACGCATTGAAGAAAATAAAAGAGAAAGCTGAAAAAACAATAAAAACATATATAATGACCTCCCAACTAAAAGGAGAAGCAAGAGAAGTATCTAAAGCAATAGTTTCCATAGGAAAAGAGATAAAAAAAAGCAGCAATCCCTTTAGACCTCCTGTGTGTCTGCTTTTCGGTGGAGAAACTACAGTAAACGTAAAGGGAAATGGAAAAGGAGGAAGAAATCAGGAGATATGCCTTTCAGGTTTAATAGAGATAAAAGATACTGAGAATTTTGTACTTCTTTCTGGGGGAACAGATGGTATAGATGGTAATTCTGATGCTGCTGGGGCTGTTGTTGACAGAAGTTCCTATGAAAAGGCAAAAAAACTTGATTTAAACCTGTATCAATACCTTAACAATAACGACTCCTACTCCTTTTTCGAGAAAACAGGAGATCTGATCAAAACAGGTCCGACAGGAACAAACGTCATGGATATAACAATAATAGTAGTGGGAGGTTAA
- a CDS encoding P-II family nitrogen regulator, which translates to MKKIEAIIKPFKLDEVKDALTEIGVYGMTVSEAKGFGRQKGHTELYRGAEYVIDFLPKLKIEIVVDDSMVEKVVETIANAARTGRIGDGKIFVIPVEDVIRIRTGERGPEAI; encoded by the coding sequence ATGAAAAAGATAGAAGCGATCATCAAACCTTTCAAATTAGACGAGGTAAAAGACGCTCTGACAGAGATAGGAGTATACGGAATGACAGTATCTGAAGCAAAAGGATTTGGAAGACAAAAAGGACACACAGAACTTTACAGAGGGGCAGAGTACGTAATTGACTTTCTCCCAAAACTAAAAATAGAGATTGTAGTTGATGACTCAATGGTTGAAAAAGTTGTGGAAACTATAGCTAATGCCGCCAGAACAGGAAGGATTGGAGACGGGAAAATTTTTGTTATACCAGTTGAAGATGTTATAAGAATAAGAACAGGTGAAAGAGGACCTGAAGCAATTTAA